In Streptomyces sp. P9-A4, the genomic window CGTCGCCGCCAACGGCACGTACGCCATCGCGGCCCAGCACGGGCCGGTCACCGTCGCGGCCGTACTCGCCAGCCTCTACCCGGTGGTGACGGCCCTCGCGGCCTTCGGCGTCCTCAAGGAACGCCTCCGCGCGATCCAGGCGGCGGGCGCGGGCCTCGCCCTCGTCGGCACGGTCCTGCTGGCCACCGGCTGAGGCGCGTACGGGAATCGCACCGGCCCCCACCGACCTCCGTCAGCGGGCGCCTTCGGCCTCCGGGGTGGTGAGCGAGGCGAGCGCGGCGAGTTGTTCCGGGGTCACATGGTCCGGGATCGGGGTCGGGGCCGGGGTACGGAGCGGGGGCTGCCAGCCCTTGTCCCGGTCCCAGCTGCGGACGACCTTGGCCGGGGCACCCGCCACGACCGAGTGGTCCGGCACCTCGCCCCGTACGACCGCGCCCGCCGCGACGACCACGTTCCGGCCGAGCCGGGCGCCGGGGAGGATCACCGCTCCGGTGCCGAGCCAGCAGCCGGGGCCGATCGAGACGGGTTCCGAACGGGGCCACTGACGGCCGACCGGTTCGTCGGGGTCGTCGTAGCTGTGGTTGGTCGAGGTGATGTAGACGTACGGCCCGCAGTAGGTGTCCGAGCCGATGGTC contains:
- a CDS encoding acyltransferase, encoding MPRNRNTFSSLSAWRRRVLARAVRSGWRWVQETGSVTAEHPGGLRFRRLGAGTRLAFPQGTVFGEPWIEIGECCIVAEQVTLTAGMLPGLDLGTDTVLTLGDGVVLGRGSHVIADAKVTIGSDTYCGPYVYITSTNHSYDDPDEPVGRQWPRSEPVSIGPGCWLGTGAVILPGARLGRNVVVAAGAVVRGEVPDHSVVAGAPAKVVRSWDRDKGWQPPLRTPAPTPIPDHVTPEQLAALASLTTPEAEGAR